The Cottoperca gobio chromosome 6, fCotGob3.1, whole genome shotgun sequence genome has a segment encoding these proteins:
- the fam169b gene encoding protein FAM169B, with protein sequence MYPVDLPAVDDTDLTSASEHYLSSLESRPPTNEWFPLSHTSKVAITTNNVRRLQLFEDDQSDCTLLALHPPDDPTQVVALYLHEKWWCVDDILLTCSKSRRGLISVQSIVERVIVFLLSQVVERSSQEKVLFSLHPRTENCKLLWRDSQAVAFYTIKHKGSRCDGWSSRCYLLPTLDTVLVRRSWRRRGFGLQMLKDFCSSFSTEKFLGVSSPLSPSMVAVCRSFLQQHEEHVDTLYEVEAPGGWTQRRNIWLSIQLGRYSVGISEESSPTSGDTQRNKGHDSSQKTYDCRLNPTSLSNSNGNIPLAIGSPVQKKKPCDPSRGGSSPSNKISATGCSPAAHADDLDSGPPSRPPQSLNKKQALKAKPSLQSLTER encoded by the exons ATGTACCCGGTCGATCTTCCAGCTGTGGATGACACTGACCTGACATCAGCATCTGAACACTACCTCTCTTCTTTGGAGTCAAGACCTCCTACTAATGAGTGGTTTCCATTATCGCACACTTCAAAG GTAGCGATAACAACAAACAATGTAAGGCGGTTGCAGCTGTTTGAAGATGACCAATCCGACTGTACACTGCTGGCACTTCACCCTCCTGATGATCCAACACAAG TGGTGGCTTTATACCTGCATGAGAAGTGGTGGTGTGTGGATGACATCTTGCTAACGTGCAGCAAGTCCAGAAGAGGCTTGATTTCG GTGCAGTCGATAGTGGAGAGAGTGATCGTGTTCCTGCTCAGTCAGGTAGTGGAGAGGTCCTCTCAGGAGAAGGTGTTGTTCTCCCTGCACCCCCGCACAGAGAACTGCAAACTGTTGTGGAGAGACAGCCAGGCGGTCGCTTTCTACACCATCAAACACAAAG GCAGTCGGTGTGACGGCTGGAGCAGTCGCTGCTACCTGCTGCCTACTCTGGACACAGTGCTggtgaggaggagctggaggaggagaggcttTGGTCTTCAGATGCTGAAAGATTTCTGCTCCTCGTTCTCCACAGAGAAGTTTCTGGGAGTCAGCTCTCCATTGTCACCGAGCATGGTGGCAG TGTGCAGGAGCTTCCTGCAGCAGCACGAGGAACATGTGGACACTCTGTATGAGGTGGAGGCTCCAGGGGGCTGGACTCAACGACGCAACATCTGGCTCAGCATCCAGCTAGGCCGCTACTCCGTCG GTATAAGTGAGGAGAGCAGTCCAACATCAGGAGATACACAGAGGAATAAAGGACATGACTCCTCTCAGAAG aCATACGATTGTAGACTGAACCCCACCTCATTGAGCAACTCTAATGGGAACATTCCACTAGCAATAGGCTCCCCTGTACAGAAAAAGAAACCTTGTGATCCAAGCCGAGGAGGAAGCTCCCCAAGCAACAAGATCTCTGCAACAGGATGTAGCCCTGCAGCCCATGCTGATGATCTGGACTCTGGACCTCCCAGCAGACCACCACAGTCCCTGAACAAAAAACAGGCTCTGAAAGCCAAACCCTCTCTGCAGAGCCTCACTGAGAGgtag